A single Oncorhynchus kisutch isolate 150728-3 linkage group LG19, Okis_V2, whole genome shotgun sequence DNA region contains:
- the psmd10 gene encoding 26S proteasome non-ATPase regulatory subunit 10 — protein MMEQTVSNVEVCNLAFTGEFDKLKKCILTDKSLACKTDQDQRTALHWACSAGHVKIVEFLLDLGVEVNLQDDAGWTPLHIAASAGREEIVKSLINKGAQLNSVNQNGCTPLHYAASKDRYEIALLLLESGANPNVTDKLESTPLHRASTKGNCRLIQLLLKQRASTNIQDSEGNTALHLACDEERVEAAKLLVENGASIYIENKEEKTPLQISKGGLATLLRRIVGGNV, from the exons ATGATGGAGCAAACTGTTTCAAATGTGGAAGTCTGTAATTTAGCCTTCACTGGTGAATTTGACAAATTAAAGAAATGTATTTTAACGGATAAATCGCTCGCTTGCAAAACGGACCAG GACCAAAGGACCGCTCTCCACTGGGCCTGCTCGGCTGGACACGTAAAGATCGTTGAGTTTCTGTTGGATTTGGGGGTGGAAGTCAACCTACAAGATGAT GCCGGTTGGACTCCCCTCCACATCGCAGCATCTGCAGGCAGGGAGGAGATAGTGAAGTCACTGATTAACAAAGGAGCCCAGCTGAACTCAGTCAACCAGAACGGCTGCACCCCTCTGCACTATGCTGCCTCCAAGGACAGATATGAG ATCGCCCTCCTGTTGTTGGAGAGTGGAGCGAACCCTAATGTCACAGATAAACTGGAGTCTACTCCCCTACACAGAGCTTCAACCAAGGGCAACTGCCGTCTGATCCAGCTGCTGCTCAAACAGCGTGCTTCTACCAACATACAGGACTCTGAGGGAAACACTGCACT CCACCTGGCGTGTGACGAGGAGCGTGTGGAGGCAGCTAAACTCCTGGTGGAGAACGGAGCCAGCATCTACATAGAGAACAAGGAGGAGAAGACGCCATTACAGATCTCTAAAGGTGGTCTGGCCACTCTGCTGAGGAGGATCGTAGGAGGAAATGTCTGA
- the xiap gene encoding E3 ubiquitin-protein ligase XIAP isoform X2 — MSGPGRDSDLESDHAVDWSMMDMRLDSFRGSFLAQQVSAERLARAGFYFTGQADKVRCFSCHKTVENWCGGDAPVERHAEVSPSCKFLSCTHRSRVNSLQGAMLTNETSYNEDAEDMEFRLRTGEVVDDTTYPMAPHMASEDSRFNTFGPWPSTSPVRPRELAQAGLFYLGEGDQVQCFCCGRMLKGWEAGDTAWGEHSKHYPYCFFILGHDVGNLPSQRGREVEETRPCPGPRVPMQSFEERLGSFAGIQHHPIDHERLARAGFYNTGAPDHVGCFRCGGGLKGWQQDEDPWEEHAKHYPGCSFLLAEKGQEFVNSVQLQGPGQNNAASSHLNGCSSHETGCYIQHLLVHAQSPPSLYRGAAVSQCTEGSGDGSGACLGREDNTGEDTQGWDRLLHPGNSAAGLL; from the exons ATGTCAGGCCCCGGGAGAGACAGTGATCTGGAGTCAGACCACGCAGTAGACTGGTCCATGATGGACATGCGGCTAGACTCGTTCCGGGGTTCCTTCCTGGCCCAGCAGGTGTCAGCGGAGAGGCTGGCCCGCGCTGGGTTCTACTTCACGGGACAGGCCGACAAGGTTCGCTGCTTCAGTTGCCACAAGACTGTAGAGAACTGGTGTGGAGGTGACGCACCTGTGGAGAGGCACGCGGAG GTCTCCCCCAGCTGTAAGTTCCTGAGCTGCACCCATCGATCTAGGGTTAACTCTCTTCAAGGTGCCATGCTGACCAATGAAACCTCCTACAACGAAGACGCTGAGGACATGGAGTTCCGCCTGAGGACGGGAGAGGTGGTAGACGATACCACCTACCCCATGGCCCCGCACATGGCCAGCGAAGACTCCCGGTTCAACACCTTTGGCCCGTGGCCCTCCACATCCCCGGTCCGACCTAGAGAGCTGGCCCAGGCGGGGCTCTTCTATCTGGGGGAGGGAGACCAGGTGCAGTGCTTCTGCTGTGGAAGGATGCTGAAGGGCTGGGAGGCTGGGGACACGGCGTGGGGAGAGCACTCCAAACACTACCCCTACTGCTTCTTCATCCTGGGGCATGATGTGGGGAACCTCCCCtctcagagggggagggaggtggaggagaccAGGCCATGCCCGGGTCCTCGGGTCCCCATGCAGAGCTTTGAGGAGAGGCTAGGCAGCTTTGCAGGAATCCAGCACCACCCTATTGACCACGAGAGGTTGGCCAGAGCAGGCTTCTACAACACAG GTGCACCAGACCATGTGGGGTGTTTCCGCTGTGGTGGAGGTCTGAAGGGCTGGCAGCAGGATGAGGATCCCTGGGAGGAGCACGCCAAACACTATCCTgg GTGCAGTTTTCTACTGGCAGAGAAAGGACAGGAGTTCGTCAACAGCGTTCAGCTACAAGGTCCTGGCCAGAACAATGCT GCTTCAAGTCACCTAAATGGATGTTCAAGTCATGAGACTG ggtGCTATATCCAACACCTGCTAGTACATGCtcagtctcctccctctctctacagaggTGCTGCAGTCAGCCAATGCACAGAAGGCagtggagatgggtctggagccTGCCTTGGTAGAGAGGACAATACAGGAGAGGATACGCAGGGATGGGACAGGCTACTCCACCCTGGAAACTCTGCTGCAGGACTGCTTTAA
- the xiap gene encoding E3 ubiquitin-protein ligase XIAP isoform X1 has protein sequence MSGPGRDSDLESDHAVDWSMMDMRLDSFRGSFLAQQVSAERLARAGFYFTGQADKVRCFSCHKTVENWCGGDAPVERHAEVSPSCKFLSCTHRSRVNSLQGAMLTNETSYNEDAEDMEFRLRTGEVVDDTTYPMAPHMASEDSRFNTFGPWPSTSPVRPRELAQAGLFYLGEGDQVQCFCCGRMLKGWEAGDTAWGEHSKHYPYCFFILGHDVGNLPSQRGREVEETRPCPGPRVPMQSFEERLGSFAGIQHHPIDHERLARAGFYNTGAPDHVGCFRCGGGLKGWQQDEDPWEEHAKHYPGCSFLLAEKGQEFVNSVQLQGPGQNNAASSHLNGCSSHETEVLQSANAQKAVEMGLEPALVERTIQERIRRDGTGYSTLETLLQDCFNRDPDSDTENHDEGPLEKLRKLQREKQCKVCMDRDLCIVFIPCGHLVVCKECSEALDKCPICCCAITQKIKTYIS, from the exons ATGTCAGGCCCCGGGAGAGACAGTGATCTGGAGTCAGACCACGCAGTAGACTGGTCCATGATGGACATGCGGCTAGACTCGTTCCGGGGTTCCTTCCTGGCCCAGCAGGTGTCAGCGGAGAGGCTGGCCCGCGCTGGGTTCTACTTCACGGGACAGGCCGACAAGGTTCGCTGCTTCAGTTGCCACAAGACTGTAGAGAACTGGTGTGGAGGTGACGCACCTGTGGAGAGGCACGCGGAG GTCTCCCCCAGCTGTAAGTTCCTGAGCTGCACCCATCGATCTAGGGTTAACTCTCTTCAAGGTGCCATGCTGACCAATGAAACCTCCTACAACGAAGACGCTGAGGACATGGAGTTCCGCCTGAGGACGGGAGAGGTGGTAGACGATACCACCTACCCCATGGCCCCGCACATGGCCAGCGAAGACTCCCGGTTCAACACCTTTGGCCCGTGGCCCTCCACATCCCCGGTCCGACCTAGAGAGCTGGCCCAGGCGGGGCTCTTCTATCTGGGGGAGGGAGACCAGGTGCAGTGCTTCTGCTGTGGAAGGATGCTGAAGGGCTGGGAGGCTGGGGACACGGCGTGGGGAGAGCACTCCAAACACTACCCCTACTGCTTCTTCATCCTGGGGCATGATGTGGGGAACCTCCCCtctcagagggggagggaggtggaggagaccAGGCCATGCCCGGGTCCTCGGGTCCCCATGCAGAGCTTTGAGGAGAGGCTAGGCAGCTTTGCAGGAATCCAGCACCACCCTATTGACCACGAGAGGTTGGCCAGAGCAGGCTTCTACAACACAG GTGCACCAGACCATGTGGGGTGTTTCCGCTGTGGTGGAGGTCTGAAGGGCTGGCAGCAGGATGAGGATCCCTGGGAGGAGCACGCCAAACACTATCCTgg GTGCAGTTTTCTACTGGCAGAGAAAGGACAGGAGTTCGTCAACAGCGTTCAGCTACAAGGTCCTGGCCAGAACAATGCT GCTTCAAGTCACCTAAATGGATGTTCAAGTCATGAGACTG aggTGCTGCAGTCAGCCAATGCACAGAAGGCagtggagatgggtctggagccTGCCTTGGTAGAGAGGACAATACAGGAGAGGATACGCAGGGATGGGACAGGCTACTCCACCCTGGAAACTCTGCTGCAGGACTGCTTTAACAGAGACCCTGACAGCGACACAGAGAACCATG ACGAGGGTCCCCTTGAGAAGCTACGGAAGCTGCAGAGGGAGAAACAGTGCAAAGTGTGTATGGACAGAGACCTCTGCATCGTCTTCATTCCCTGTGGGCACCTGGTCGTCTGCAAGGAGTGTTCCGAGGCCCTTGACAAGTGTCCCATCTGCTGTTGTGCCATCACACAAAAGATCAAGACATACATCTCCTAA